The genomic window tctatccgtcacacatctaggtggaaacgcctacctgtgatgtcataaggggcagatctccaaaacggcttgtagcggctaatcacaccacacctggtggcatgccatcggacctttaaaggtcccatggcaccAGGTGTTGGCTGACTGGCCGCTGAATAGCCAAAATGTCAGGCTTATAAAATGTAAGTGAACttgtgtgtaaagtgtgtgtaaatcatgtgtattttataaatattgcAAAAAGTTCTGAGATTGCCTGTGTTTTTTGAGTATGCATAGGATGGATGTAAAAATAacgaataaatacaaataacagGTCAATGGAAGAGTGAAAAGGGCCATTTTTATTTAAGTTGTCGTCATAAAAACAATTGATCCTCGCTATCAGTCTGCACCAGGCGGCCTAATCCGATTAAAGAGACAAATAAATTAATAGACGGTCGCAGCAATTCCAGCGGTATCCACGGTAAACATTTAAGCTGCACTGTCTTCGAGCTTCCTGAGGGGGGCGATGTTACATAGGGAACAGCAGAAACCCGGTGAAGGAGCAGTAGTTGTAGCGACGGTCCACAAACACCCAGCTGTCGACCCACAGCTGCATGTGGACCGAGTCTCCGGCCGCCAGCAGCAGCGTCACGCCGTTGGAGGAGTGTCCGTTGTCGTAGCTGGCCTGGTTGCTGTACTTGTACGTGGACACCACCCGCCGACCGGCGTGGAATATGCTGAGACCGCTGGGTTTCATCGCCCGGCTGTACCCCGTGTATCGGAAGTAGTAGACGCCTTTCACGGGCGCTGTGAAGACCCCTGTGGTGgaagggaaatagagagagagaaagagagagagagagagagagagagagagagagagagagagagagagagagagagagatttgacctttgaccttaagGTTAATGCAGGAAGGAAGCAGGCATCTGTGGTAAAAATGTCATGCATTTGGACCTTCAACGGACTGACTGCCCGACAAACAGACCAACAGCCACGCAGACCGGCAATCGCAGACTGGTagtcagacggacagacagacctgtATCGGGACTGTAGGCATCGCCGATGTTGGTGAGGACCTTGTTGAAGACTAGTTTAGTCTCATTTGCAAAGGGTCCCAGGTTTTCCTGAGGCGGCGTCGATATGGAAGCCGAGAAGGCCACTTGTGGACGCCCTGCGACGGAGCACAGCGGTACATATGAACAACATGATATCCAGATCATAGCAATCATAGTTACGTCCACAAGTCTCATTCCGCCGGCTAAACTGGCTCTAGCCAGTTTCGGGGCTACATGCGATACAGATCTTCTTTTCTTCCTGTTTTAATCACAAATGAGCCAATTTCAATCATGGCCATATTTCTGAGACATATTGGACAAGTgtcatgtatgcgtgtgtgtgtgtgtgcaaaagcaAAGTTAACATGGCAATGatcaaattctctctctctctctctctctctctctctctctctctctctctctctctctctctctctctctctctctctctctctctctctctctctctctctctctctctctctcacaaaggCTAAGTTTCACCATTCTTTGatccaaaaagaaaaagaacgaTAATGACGATTATCCATggtacacatgcacaaagcTCGCCGTGGTCCGTTCTCTACCTCGGCTCTccctcttcagctcctccaggaCCGAGCTCTGCTCCGTCAGCTGGGCCTGCAGGTCGTCCAGCCTGGCCGTCAGCCTGTCCATCAGGCTGACGGCCGGCCCCCGGAGATCCGTGGAGGTGCTCTCCCCCGCCTCCTGGTCCCCATGAGCGAgcaacaccgccaccaccaagACCCCCAGCGCCAGGACCCGAGGCATCGCTACGGCGATGGTTTGCTAGTGGATACGCTCTGCTTTGAGATACCGGAAGTGATTTCAGAAAATACAACGCGCCGTGTGTTCGGAGCCCTGCCGCTGCATCTATGTTTATGCCCATTTCACCACACTGTGGACACAGCCGCTGATGAAAGGTGAATGATGATGAAATGTTTGTCCGGAGGCTAAAGGGACGGGACGGGATCTTTCCCCCCTTGTGAAATTCAGGACTTTATTCCTGGTTTTCACCTCAGCTCCACAAGCCGTACAAAACCAGGGCTTTGGTTTGTTTTGATCACCTGATCAGGAGGAAACAGAGTGCCTTCATTTTATAATGCTGTACTTTATTTATTACACAGTTTAATAAATATAGAGCATATGAACACTGAATTATCTACAATTCAATAATAATCCTCAGGTGGGAAACTgggtcacccacacacaatcaaaccaTCTCACAGATTCTACAAATAAATGAAACCCAATGCGTCTCCTATCAGGGCTCCGGTCGGATCTCATCCACAATCCATTCATTGTCCTTCAATCCAACGCCCGTCACACCTACTGCCGTGCATCAGAGTGCCTGGTGTGTGCCTCTAGAAGGTCTACCATCAGACGCTACCCTATGCCTACAGGCAGGTGGCAGCCTGGTACTGGACCCAGGAACCCCAGGGGCCTCACCGCctgaccccgggggggggggtccctgaacccaggacccccgccccccccgggggcCTCACCGCCTCAGACGCCCGGGCAGGCGCAGCAGACAGGCCCGCACGTCGGTGACCGCCCCGGGCATCCGGCCCATGCTCTGCCAGCGGCCGGTGGCGCCGTCGTAGCGGTGGACCAACCCTGTTTCCCGGAAGTCCTCCTGGGATAGCCCCCCCAGCACGTACAGCCGCCCCTCtaggacggcggcggcggcgcccacGTGGGCCACGGGCAGCGGGGCGAAGGCGCTCCAcgtccccccgccgccgccgcagccgccgcccGCCTGGAAGTCGTAGGCCTCGCACGCCAGCTGGTCGCCGTAGAACGCCCGGAGGTTGCGCACGCCGCCCGCCACGTACAGCCGGCGGCAGCGGCCCCGCCCGTCCCGCAGCGCCTCCATGACGTGCTGCGCCCGCTCGTGGGCCATGTCGGCCAGGCGGGTGGTGCCGCGGCCGGGCCGGTACAGCAGGGTGGAGGTCAGGCAGCGGTACTGGGGGTCGAACCCCCCGGTGATGAGGACCTGGTCGCCGGACAGGTGGACGGAGGCGTGGCCGCTCAGAGGCTGGTCCAGAGGTCGGGTGTAGCTGCGGGGGGTGGAGGAATGATTTAAGGGGACCGTTGGATGGTTGTACCGGTGGATCGGGTCTCTCTGGTGCAGCCGTCCCTTAACTCTGCTTCTCTGAGCCCGGGATCAACGTTCTCGttgtgtttttacacttaaaggggacctattatgctttttcgacttttatgacctataaacgttgttataatgattgatagtcatgtttaaccatacttaggtgtcaaataatgacgtactcgcatttcgacgtattccctgctgacagtctgaggtggctgtgcagagcgctaaaccctcgggacaacgtttgcgattcatttgttcacatttccgagAAATCATCAACGTAGAGGTACTCCTGCCGcacccccatatgcctggtcaaat from Gadus morhua chromosome 17, gadMor3.0, whole genome shotgun sequence includes these protein-coding regions:
- the cbln11 gene encoding cerebellin 11 — encoded protein: MPRVLALGVLVVAVLLAHGDQEAGESTSTDLRGPAVSLMDRLTARLDDLQAQLTEQSSVLEELKRESRGRPQVAFSASISTPPQENLGPFANETKLVFNKVLTNIGDAYSPDTGVFTAPVKGVYYFRYTGYSRAMKPSGLSIFHAGRRVVSTYKYSNQASYDNGHSSNGVTLLLAAGDSVHMQLWVDSWVFVDRRYNYCSFTGFLLFPM